In Hevea brasiliensis isolate MT/VB/25A 57/8 chromosome 13, ASM3005281v1, whole genome shotgun sequence, a single genomic region encodes these proteins:
- the LOC131171853 gene encoding subtilisin-like protease SBT1.8 → MGSMANTWFLFLPLLTTLSLLLATAKKTYIFHMNHNSKPHSYSTHSDWYQSLTSTSDSLLYTYTTAFHGFAAYLDPEEAESLRNMDSVLNVFEDTLYSVQTTRTPQFLGLNSNFALNDGRKFQEIEQATHDVIVGVLDTGVWPESKSFDDTGMPEIPKRWKGKCNSTSDFDHKLCNKKLIGANYFLEGHKKIAPRSKDIASPRDYDGHGTHTSTTIAGSPVTNASLFGFARGTARGMAVHARLSSYKVCWSSGCSGVDIMAGMDRAILDGVDILSLSIGSTNPEPLPYFIDPIAFAGFTATHNGIFVSCSAGNHGPAKSTVANVAPWLLTVGAGSIDRNFPAYALLGNKQRFTGVSLYKGPGMGSKPARLVYRKGSDSFSNLCLPGTLEPALVSGHVVVCEGYGEEKSLVVRKAGGVGMILIDSIAVKALDTNSFLVPALTVGKKVGDLIKKYVKTEPNPTVLLSFGKTVVNVRPSPIVGSFSSRGPNPVTPQILKPDIIAPGVNILAAWSEATSPSGLKEDYRRTKFNIISGTSMACPHASGIVALLKAAHPSWSLSAIKSALMTTAYTVDNTNSLIPDAATGISSNPWAYGSGHVDPKKALSPGLVYDISTEDYIKFLCSLNYPLKIIQAISNENSNPCSKAFSDPGELNYPSFSVLFGNKTVVQYTRELTNVEAAKSTYKVKVIRPSNVAVTVKPTELVFNNIGEKKKYTVRFVAKNNSKPVGGVAFGSIVWENVKNQVSSPVAVTWP, encoded by the exons ATGGGTTCCATGGCAAACACTTGGTTCCTCTTTCTTCCCCTCTTAACAACCCTTTCACTGCTCCTAGCTACTGCCAAGAAAACTTATATTTTCCACATGAATCATAACTCCAAGCCCCACTCATACTCTACTCACAGTGACTGGTACCAATCCCTCACTTCCACCTCTGATTCCCTTCTCTATACCTACACCACTGCATTTCATGGCTTCGCTGCCTATCTCGACCCTGAAGAAGCCGAATCTCTCAGGAATATGGATTCTGTCCTTAATGTCTTTGAGGATACTCTCTACTCTGTCCAAACCACCCGCACCCCACAATTCCTTGGTCTCAATTCCAACTTCGCATTGAATGATGGAcgtaaatttcaagaaattgaacaagctACTCATGACGTTATCGTCGGAGTTCTTGACACTGGCGTGTGGCCAGAGTCAAAAAGTTTCGATGACACGGGTATGCCTGAGATCCCAAAACGTTGGAAGGGAAAATGTAACTCCACAAGCGATTTCGATCACAAACTCTGCAATAAGAAGCTAATTGGAGCTAATTATTTCTTGGAAGGACACAAGAAAATAGCACCTAGGTCCAAGGATATTGCCTCGCCCCGAGACTATGATGGGCATGGCACGCACACTTCTACTACAATTGCAGGTTCGCCCGTGACAAATGCAAGTCTGTTTGGTTTTGCAAGAGGCACCGCCCGTGGAATGGCAGTTCATGCCCGACTCTCAAGCTACAAGGTCTGCTGGAGTAGCGGTTGTTCTGGAGTTGATATTATGGCAGGGATGGATAGGGCTATTTTAGATGGTGTAGATATACTCTCTCTGTCGATTGGCAGCACGAATCCCGAACCTCTTCCATATTTTATTGACCCAATCGCTTTTGCTGGATTCACTGCAACGCACAATGGCATTTTCGTCTCTTGTTCAGCTGGTAACCATGGACCTGCAAAATCAACTGTAGCAAACGTGGCCCCATGGCTTTTGACAGTCGGTGCCGGAAGTATAGACCGGAACTTTCCAGCTTATGCCTTGCTTGGTAACAAACAGCGGTTCACCGGTGTCTCGCTCTACAAAGGACCAGGAATGGGAAGCAAGCCAGCCAGGTTGGTGTATCGTAAGGGAAGTGATAGTTTCAGCAATTTATGTTTGCCTGGTACGCTTGAACCAGCTTTGGTGAGTGGCCATGTGGTGGTCTGCGAAGGCTATGGCGAGGAGAAAAGTCTGGTGGTGCGTAAGGCCGGAGGGGTTGGAATGATACTAATTGACAGTATAGCTGTGAAGGCGTTGGATACTAACAGTTTCTTGGTGCCCGCCTTAACGGTGGGGAAGAAAGTAGGTGATTTGATTAAGAAGTATGTGAAGACTGAACCTAATCCAACAGTTCTTCTAAGCTTTGGCAAGACAGTGGTAAATGTAAGACCGTCGCCAATTGTGGGATCTTTTAGTTCTCGAGGGCCGAATCCGGTGACACCACAGATCTTGAAGCCGGATATTATAGCTCCTGGAGTTAACATCCTAGCTGCATGGTCTGAGGCCACAAGTCCATCAGGCTTGAAGGAGGATTACAGGAGGACAAAGTTCAACATTATTTCAG GGACATCCATGGCATGCCCACATGCAAGTGGAATAGTTGCGTTGCTCAAAGCTGCACATCCAAGTTGGAGTTTAAGTGCTATTAAATCAGCTCTCATGACCACAGCCTACACCGTCGACAACACCAACTCTCTTATACCGGATGCCGCAACTGGTATATCTTCAAATCCATGGGCATATGGTTCTGGTCATGTGGATCCAAAGAAAGCTCTTTCTCCAGGCCTGGTTTATGATATCTCCACAGaagattatataaaatttttgtgTTCATTGAATTATCCTCTCAAAATTATCCAGGCAATTTCCAATGAAAACTCTAATCCCTGTTCTAAAGCATTTAGTGATCCTGGTGAACTTAATTACCCATCATTCTCAGTCTTGTTTGGAAACAAGACAGTTGTTCAGTACACTCGGGAATTGACAAATGTGGAGGCTGCCAAGTCTACTTACAAAGTGAAAGTGATTAGACCATCGAATGTGGCAGTAACAGTGAAACCAACTGAGCTAGTTTTCAATAATATTGGAGAGAAGAAAAAATACACAGTGAGATTTGTGGCAAAGAATAATTCAAAGCCAGTAGGTGGAGTTGCATTTGGTTCAATTGTCTGGGAAAATGTTAAAAACCAAGTTAGCAGCCCAGTTGCAGTTACATGGCCATAA